A window of Rosa rugosa chromosome 7, drRosRugo1.1, whole genome shotgun sequence genomic DNA:
CTGCGATCAGTTTCCCAAGCTTTAACAACAGTTGGTCGTGGCTTTGCATTGCAACATAACATTCCCGTTTCTCTTTTGCAATTTGTAGAGTGTGAGTGAGATTCTGAGACAGATTGAAATTTGAATCTTGTTGTCGTAGGAGATGGCTATGGAACCAACTCGCATGGAGGTTGACGACGGAACCCAACAATCTGCTGATCCTCTCCCATTCGCCAGAAGGTCGCTTaattcctttttcttctcttctcttctctttgtttgttttgctaCAATCTTCTTGCtcttttcttttgattgtttggtccaatagagagagagagagagagagagagttttcttGATTCTTTGTTTCGTTTCGTTGATCATTGAGAGGAAAAGATTGCAAATATAAACGATTGATTGAAAATCTCTATTATTTGTGGCTCTGGTTGGTTTCTGCTTTACAGTTACCAACTGGAAGCATTCGATGCAGCAATCAAGCGGAACACCATAGTGTTCTTGGAGACCGGCTCTGGCAAAACTCTGATTGCCATAATGCTTCTTCGGAGCTATTCCCATTTGCTCCGTAAACCTTCTCCCTTCGTTGCTGTCTTCTTGGTTCCCCAAGTTGTCTTGGTTCAACAGGTATGCTTGCTGCCAATTGCAAACCCTTCTCTCTACAGTCTACATCAACATTTATCACGTAGATATCTTCCtacctacttgtgtatatgtttATGCCTGCACTTTAGATTCTGGATCATTCCTCTTACTCGTGCATTTTCTTATGACATTGTTAATTAACAGCAAGCTGACGCGATCAAAATGCACACCGACTTGAATGTTGGTATGTATTGGGGAGACATGGGAGTCGACTTCTGGGATGCTAAGATGTGGAAGCAGCAAATAGAAAAATATGAGGTGGGAATTTTGATGATGAAAATATTATTTTATCTCAGAGCTGCTTCATTCGGACATTtacttattttgttttttatatttCATAATCCACATTTTGGCTGCTTTAATTTGTtcacattttttgtttttcactttcTGTGTTCTTCCTTTCAAACATTGTTGAGGCCAAAAGCCATTTGATTTCTAAATGGACCATATGGCAgtcaaaaataatattttaggTCCCTTAATGTTTTAAAGTGCACAATCTTTGAGACACAATCTGCCAGGCATTGTGAAGCAATTGGTTAGCAAAATTCCCAAGAGACATATAAAATCATTCTAACGTCAGGTTTCAGTTTTACCCACTGCTCTCTATTTCTTAATGGCAGTGCTCAGGAGTGTGAATGTgacatatgaaaacatatggcAGCCCTTCTGGTCCGTAACTTTTATCTTTTTGATTACAGGTGCTTGTGATGACTCATGCAATATTGCTCAATAATCTGAGGCATAGCTTCTTTAAACTAAGCATGATAAAGGTTTTGATCATGGATGAATGCCATCATGCCACTGGTAACCACGCATATGCTTGTATAATGAGGGTGAGCtgtctattgtttgattttgtggAATTAACAAAAATAGCAACAGAAAGTTTATAGCATCTCCATTAGGAATGTGATTAATTCTTTAAATCTTTCATATAGCTCTGTGATTACTTAATTAGTGAGAAAATTTACTTACATGTTAAATGTCACATTAACATCATCATAGCTACAAAATTGAGTGACTGGAAGTTATTGTTCCCTAGCTATGAtgcttcttcatcatcagataGTTGCATACCCAGTTCATGCTTTTGTAGTATTTGAAGGATTTGGGTGATGTGCAGGACTTCTTTCATCGTCAGTTAAAGTCTGGTCAATCTGAgcttccaagaatatttggaatGACTGCTTCCCCCATAAAATCAAAAGGTATTTGCCTTTTGAGAGTTTTTGTATATCATATTTATTATTAGATGCATTTATGAgaacttattttcttttcttttggtatAGGTGGAAATCCAGAGTTATCCTATTGGAAAACAATCCATGAACTTGAGACACTGATGAATTCAAAGGTGTATACATGTGTTGATGAATCTGTGCTTGCTGAGTTTATACCAACTTCAACTCCCAAGTTTAAAGTTTACAAACGCGGGAAGATTCCATCTGCCTTGTATACATGCTTAACAAATCAGTTGAATGATTTGAAAGATAAGGTGTGTATTTTATGGTATATGATATGTCATAATTGCCATTTTACATTTGTCATATTATGAATTTAGAATTTGATTAATTTTTCTATGGAGTAATTGCTCGTTGATAGAATTCTCTGTAAGGGGAAAGGAAGGCTAAAAAGCAAATGAGTAGTGGTACAGGATTTCTGTACTGAATTCTTAGCATTACAAAATGtcttttgggggggggggggggggggggaggctGGAATTCTGTATAAATCTCTGTAATCTAAAACTTGAATGGACATTAATGCTTATTGACAATTGGTTTACTGCTTTTTAGCATGAGTTGTCGACAAAAAGCTTGGACCTCGTTGAATCTTCACAATCCATAAGGAAAAAGCTGATGAAGTTTTTTTCAGCTTTAACATTTTGTTTGGAAGAACTTGGTGTTTGGCTTGCTTTAAAGGTAAATTGTTTTGGGTTATGTTCTAGTTGTTGTACGCAATTGGCATAATTGACATCATTGCATTTTCATTTGCGAAACAGGCTGCGTGGTCCTTTTCACACAACTATACTGACTTCTTTACCTGGGAGAAGCTAGATGTGATGGGTGAGAGAATCATTAGAAGTTTCAGTGAAGAAGCCTACAATTCATTTGCATATCTTCTTCCATCTGGTATGTCTACCgtgggtttttgttttctgaGTACTGGTATAAACTTACACATGTTATTGGTTTTTATGttgtttccttctctttttgtcTTTCATCTTTCACTTAGATCCAAAGTGGACAATTGCTGATGATTTCGTTGGCAATGTAAACAAAGGGTTTCTAACTTCCAAAGTTATCTGTCTCATCCAGTTGCTTCTTGAATACAGGTTGACTTCTCCTCAGTTACCATATATGCTTGTGAATAGACTTAGGATAATGTGGAATCtgttgaaatttgaatgtttgaagGATGGTGGTCAGTACGCAATTTCATGGATTCacattttgtttcttctttctggactgttttgctttttattttattttattgtgttACGTTATATTTTCTGCTCACTAGTGATTCTTAATATAATTGCACACAGGGGCCTAAAGAATTTGAGATGTATAGTTTTTGTTGAACGGGTCATCACAGCAGTTGTCCTGGAATCTTTATTGAATGAATTTCTTCCTAAACACAATGACTGGAAGTCAAAGCACATTGCTGGAAATAACAGTGGGATGCAATCCCAAACCAGAAAAAAACACAACGAGATTGTTGAAGAATTTCGTAATGGCATGGTATGGTTAACTTTGTCCTTTCAGAATGAAAAACACTTTGTTTTACTATCTTTCCAATTTCCATGAAAGATATTGACAATGATATATGTTTCAGGTGAACATCATTGTTGCAACATCGATTCTTGAAGAGGGTTTAGATGTTCAAAGCTGCAATTTGGTTATCAGATTTGACCCTTCTTCCACTGTTTGTAGTTTCATACAGTCTAGAGGCCGTGCTAGGATGCAGAACTCTGATTATGTATTAATGGTGGAAAGGTAATAGttatattgattttcctttcaaATAAAGTTTATGGCATGGCTTTGTAAAATCCTTTGAAGTAAATGTCTTCCCTACCTTTCTCTTGGTATCATTCTTGTTGTCAGACTTgccagtaattttttttttttttgggaaattcagattgtttttttttttgtgttaatTATCTAGATAGATCTTTAAAAAATCAGTATGTGACTTGATCTCCTTTGTTGTTTTCTACAGTGGGGATTCAAATACACATTCTCGGCTACAAAATTATCTTGCCAGTGGAGATATAATGAGAAAGGAGTCCCTACGACATTCTTCTCTTCCCTGTAGTTCGCTGGAAATTGATTTACAGGATGATGACTTCTACAGGGTCGAAAGCACTGGAGCAAGCTTGACCCTGGAGTCTTCTATTTGTTTGATGTACTTCTATTGCTCCAGGCTCCCTTCTGATGGGTTAGTCCCATGCAACTCTCTTTTAGAGCTACGAAGTCTTTTATTCATTAGTTTtgaataaaagttttatttatttttttgcataaaagttttatatatttttttacatTCTTCTTCTAGATATTTTAAACCTGCTCCAAGGTGGGATGAAGAGACCCGCACTCTACATCTTCCCAAGAGCTGTCCAATACCTTATGTTCGTGTAGAAGGAAGTGCTAAAATTCTGAAGAAAATTGCATGCTTTGAAGCTTGCAAGCAACTTCACAAGATCGGTGCTTTAACGGATAATCTTGTTCCAGATATTGTTATGGAAGAAGCCCCACAAGACTTTGGTAACTTCTCTAACACTTTGTTTTCCAACCTTCTATTGTTTCAAATCGCGAATAATAAATTTGCTCGACAGTGATAGTAAATGTCAAAatatttctctctttttattgtTCTGAACTGAACACTGGTATAATTCCCCTctccaaaaaagaaaatgaacacTCAATGACTCctaaacttatatatatatttctaaaTGCCCTATGTGCAGAGAATGAGCCTTATGATGAGGAGCAATCCAGTTATGTCCCAAGTGAATTGGTCAAACCTTGTTCAACTGATACTAGCATTTTGTATCACTGCTACTTTGTAGAGCTGGATCAGAAATTCGGATATGAGATTCCGACTATTGATTTTGTGCTTGGCATGAGGAGTAAGCTTGACAGTGATATTTCAAAGCATTTTGAGTTAGAATTTGGCAGGGGTTTTTTAACAGTGAACTTTAAATATGCTGGATACATGCTTCTTAATTCAGAGCAGGtaaatgtttctttttcttcattagGTTTGTGGTATTATACTATTATATGATGCATTAATGCGTTACTGTTTCTGATTATTTAGGTGCTTCACTGTAGAAGATTCCAGATCACAATTTTCCGAATTCTAATGGATCACAACTTGAATAAGTTGAAAGAAGCTTTAGATGGACTTTGTTCGGGAGAAAATCTTGGACTTGATTATTTGTTGCTCCCAGGGACCAGAGTACATCAGAGACCTTTGAGGATTGATTGGAAATGCGTCACCTCTGTGTTATTTTCACGTCAAGAATATAGTAAGGAACACACAGAATGTTCTATACCCCGTTTTGTACATACCAAAAACGGTTTGATTTGTACCTGCATGATCCGGAACTCCTTGGTGTGTACCCCTCATAATGGTAGCTTGTATTGCATCACTGGTTTGTTGGAGGAGTTGAATGGAAACTCACTTCTGCAGCTTAGTGATGGCAGAGTTCTCACTTACAAGAAGTACTACGTAGCACGGTATGTTATTTTTCTGTATACATACCTCGCTATTTTCATGTGATTAATGAACTTGTGTTCAAAAACACAAGGATATGAAGAGTAAGTGAGCATAGAGCTTTGATTGCATTTGATACTATCTTAGCAACATTTATCAGTAACTTACAGTATTCTCCAATTGCAGGCATGGGCTCAACTTGCGTTTTGACAAACAGTTGTTACTGAAAGGAAGACGCATTTTCCACTTGAAAAAGCATGTTCAGAGGGGCGGGCAACAGACAGAAAAAGGTCCAATTTTCTTACATCTTACATGTAGATGAGAATGTCAGGTTTCATTAAAATAGTCAGCCTGCTTTCTGCACACTTTGTATTCTTGCCTTCTGAAAGAATTATACTTTTTCACAATCTAAATGCAGctccatatatatgtatattcatACATATATTGACATAGATATATGCTATTAGTTATCTATCATAATGTGGTTTGAAGAGACGGATAACCTTGAGT
This region includes:
- the LOC133721444 gene encoding endoribonuclease Dicer homolog 2, with amino-acid sequence MAMEPTRMEVDDGTQQSADPLPFARSYQLEAFDAAIKRNTIVFLETGSGKTLIAIMLLRSYSHLLRKPSPFVAVFLVPQVVLVQQQADAIKMHTDLNVGMYWGDMGVDFWDAKMWKQQIEKYEVLVMTHAILLNNLRHSFFKLSMIKVLIMDECHHATGNHAYACIMRDFFHRQLKSGQSELPRIFGMTASPIKSKGGNPELSYWKTIHELETLMNSKVYTCVDESVLAEFIPTSTPKFKVYKRGKIPSALYTCLTNQLNDLKDKHELSTKSLDLVESSQSIRKKLMKFFSALTFCLEELGVWLALKAAWSFSHNYTDFFTWEKLDVMGERIIRSFSEEAYNSFAYLLPSDPKWTIADDFVGNVNKGFLTSKVICLIQLLLEYRGLKNLRCIVFVERVITAVVLESLLNEFLPKHNDWKSKHIAGNNSGMQSQTRKKHNEIVEEFRNGMVNIIVATSILEEGLDVQSCNLVIRFDPSSTVCSFIQSRGRARMQNSDYVLMVESGDSNTHSRLQNYLASGDIMRKESLRHSSLPCSSLEIDLQDDDFYRVESTGASLTLESSICLMYFYCSRLPSDGYFKPAPRWDEETRTLHLPKSCPIPYVRVEGSAKILKKIACFEACKQLHKIGALTDNLVPDIVMEEAPQDFENEPYDEEQSSYVPSELVKPCSTDTSILYHCYFVELDQKFGYEIPTIDFVLGMRSKLDSDISKHFELEFGRGFLTVNFKYAGYMLLNSEQVLHCRRFQITIFRILMDHNLNKLKEALDGLCSGENLGLDYLLLPGTRVHQRPLRIDWKCVTSVLFSRQEYSKEHTECSIPRFVHTKNGLICTCMIRNSLVCTPHNGSLYCITGLLEELNGNSLLQLSDGRVLTYKKYYVARHGLNLRFDKQLLLKGRRIFHLKKHVQRGGQQTEKESSNISVELPPELCSIIMSPISASCLYTFSFVPSIMHHLEAVLIAANLKKMLLDQCMQKFKIPTIKVLEAITTKKSQEKIHLESLEALGDSFLKYAASQQLFRTYQNNHEGLLSVKKDRIVSNAALCRVGCNYKLPGFIQNEPFDPKKWIIPGDFSGPCLFKKEFLTNERNIYIRGTRKIKSKSIADVVEALIGAFLSTGGEMAAVYFMNWVGIKVDFTYIPYERSFPVEPEKLVNVKRLESLLNYSFRDPSLLVEALTHGSYMLPEIPGCYQRLEFLGDAVLDYLITIYLYNKYPGMSPGVLTDMRSASVNNDCYARSAVKAELHKHILHASHKLHKDIVHTIANFQRLSTESTFGWESETSFPKVLGDIVESLGGAIFVDSGYDKNIVFQSIRPLLEPLITPETMTLHPARELNEYCSKMHYDMKKPWKSFQNDSATITIEVEANGVTYKHASTASDWKTAKKLACKEVLRSLKESAESSK